The window GACGCTGTTCTTCTATCTTTAGTGACACGCCTTTCGACTCCTTGGTAATTAGGATTGTCGATTTCCGTACTAAATTAACCAAAGGATTCTGATTATTTTGAGCGGTAATAGAATTTTTCGGATTATTTAAACAAGTAAGGACCGACCTTTCGGGTCGGTCCGGTTTTAGTTTTAGAATTTCGATTCGTTATCTTGGTTTAGTCCTAATCGAGACATAAGAAACTGCTGATCGTTACAGATTTTTTGGATACTCATCAGCATCATATTTACCAAAAGATCACTGAGTCGAGCAATTATTTCATCCATGCTTCTTTCATATTCCCATTTTTCGTGTTGAGTCATCATAACATTCTCCTTTAATAGCGACAATTAAAAGATTTCGGTAGCCGCCAATCTGACATGTTCGGCATTGACCAGAGTTGACTGTTGATCGGCAGCGGCGATAAGAGCACCGCGAGCCAGGTGGTTTGCTTTTCTAAAAAGCCCACCGGAGCCTTGATGGATGGCGGTGACGGCGGTAGGGTCAAAAAGCATCTGATCGATACCTGCGATGGCAAGATGATGCTTGAGATATTTTTCCATCCCTTTCAGTTCAACACCCTGAAGATGGCTTTTCGCCACTATTCTGGAAGCCAATGGTTGCGAAGAGCGATAG is drawn from Candidatus Desulfatibia profunda and contains these coding sequences:
- a CDS encoding AAA family ATPase; this translates as ICQFEKDSKPWLPIILAGQNNLIDNLTYRSSQPLASRIVAKSHLQGVELKGMEKYLKHHLAIAGIDQMLFDPTAVTAIHQGSGGLFRKANHLARGALIAAADQQSTLVNAEHVRLAATEIF